One Candidatus Babeliales bacterium DNA window includes the following coding sequences:
- a CDS encoding spermidine/putrescine ABC transporter substrate-binding protein: MNKFFTLDPVFVRKCGIRFLITMFYVSVIGFFLYIPHVQELLVDDKKLYVYAFADMIAPETAQEFEEQFGIKVGLKYFDSNEELLAKFKITRGKGYDVVIPTAYMIDLLRKEDLLLPLDHSKIPLMEELDKRLMNRFCDPENKYSLPGGWAPYGIAYKKDIFSKDPKEISLSLIFEKPSRLVHPDLITDEYKIAVLEDSREMSCFAGFYLFGSKHAQDFTDERIAKIKTVLLEQKKWAENYFHQDLRYFFLADVIQVAITSNQYIRRIYETSDDVGFHIPTEGSIFTMEGFCISAESKKIDEAHAFINFMLSKKNSAANAEYYGYNPSNRLAYDLIDPKFSKNKHFFPSDDIFAKLHLLHNDTPRKKLEEMWLAVKSS; this comes from the coding sequence ATGAATAAATTTTTTACCTTAGATCCAGTTTTTGTGCGTAAATGTGGTATTCGTTTTCTTATCACGATGTTTTATGTGAGCGTTATTGGGTTCTTTTTGTACATTCCACATGTGCAAGAGTTGTTAGTCGATGACAAAAAATTGTATGTTTATGCCTTTGCCGACATGATTGCGCCAGAAACTGCACAAGAATTTGAAGAGCAGTTTGGTATTAAAGTTGGTCTAAAATATTTTGATAGCAACGAAGAGCTTTTGGCAAAATTCAAGATAACGCGCGGTAAGGGTTACGACGTGGTTATTCCAACGGCGTACATGATAGATTTGTTACGTAAAGAAGACCTGCTTTTGCCCCTTGATCACAGCAAAATACCCCTGATGGAAGAGTTAGACAAGCGTTTGATGAATCGCTTTTGCGATCCTGAAAACAAATATTCATTGCCTGGTGGTTGGGCGCCGTACGGCATTGCGTACAAAAAAGATATTTTCTCAAAAGATCCAAAAGAAATTAGTCTTTCGTTAATTTTTGAAAAGCCTTCGCGTTTGGTGCATCCAGATTTAATTACCGATGAGTACAAAATTGCGGTACTTGAAGACTCACGAGAAATGAGTTGTTTTGCTGGCTTCTATTTATTTGGGAGCAAGCATGCGCAAGACTTTACCGACGAGCGTATTGCAAAAATAAAAACAGTATTGCTCGAGCAAAAAAAATGGGCCGAAAATTATTTCCATCAAGATTTGCGTTACTTCTTTTTGGCCGACGTTATTCAAGTTGCTATCACGTCAAACCAGTACATTCGTAGAATTTACGAAACCTCTGATGATGTTGGTTTTCACATTCCAACTGAAGGCAGCATTTTTACGATGGAAGGTTTTTGTATTTCAGCAGAATCTAAAAAAATTGATGAAGCGCATGCTTTTATAAATTTTATGTTATCTAAAAAGAATTCAGCTGCCAATGCCGAGTATTATGGTTACAATCCTTCCAATCGCTTGGCGTATGATCTGATAGATCCAAAATTTTCAAAGAATAAGCATTTTTTCCCAAGTGACGATATCTTTGCTAAGCTTCATTTGTTACATAACGACACGCCACGCAAAAAACTTGAAGAGATGTGGCTTGCAGTCAAAAGTTCCTAA
- the lepB gene encoding signal peptidase I — translation MNELNRSFEKARARFERRKKFFAKRISSWQKQGLTRQAEKAAQLMTDSQNYLNEIQIGMHPTAEGQADEVVLKNKMREFHAVYSELYNVTLPEWRQWFNSVTVAFFVALVLRSFVFGLYHVPSGSAETNILVGHRIWGNKMAYYLDQVKRGDLVIFDNPEFDYDKKNLFAWLWQRYIGVPVPALGLSAGPDNWVKRVIAVPGDTIEGRVENGRTVVYLNGQLLEEPYVNSYPLVKVKKRVGLVAQNNFFGFKIPTALCASSKIAHYSYNPNVSFDEQPFYHLKERDVVRDPVTHELVLSQPFTPTYVIKQSMHEEHIYNIDKFGPITIPPGMCWVMGDSRKNSRDSRYWGLLDQRLIHGRASFVMYSIDSEEPFWLFDFVKHPITFWTKRVRWGSFFTRLDTFNEPRYQAEERKS, via the coding sequence ATGAACGAATTGAACCGTTCATTTGAAAAGGCTCGCGCTCGTTTTGAGCGACGTAAGAAGTTTTTTGCAAAACGGATTAGCAGCTGGCAAAAACAAGGTTTAACAAGGCAAGCCGAAAAGGCAGCTCAGTTGATGACCGACTCTCAAAATTATCTCAATGAGATTCAGATTGGCATGCATCCAACCGCAGAGGGCCAAGCAGACGAAGTAGTGCTTAAGAATAAGATGCGTGAGTTTCATGCGGTTTATTCTGAGCTTTATAATGTAACGTTGCCCGAATGGCGTCAATGGTTTAATTCAGTCACTGTTGCCTTTTTTGTTGCATTGGTTTTACGTAGTTTTGTCTTTGGGCTTTACCATGTTCCTTCCGGTTCTGCTGAGACAAATATTTTAGTTGGCCATCGGATTTGGGGCAACAAAATGGCCTACTATTTGGATCAAGTAAAGCGGGGCGATTTGGTTATTTTTGATAACCCTGAATTTGACTATGACAAAAAAAATCTCTTTGCTTGGTTGTGGCAGCGCTATATTGGCGTTCCTGTGCCAGCGCTGGGGTTGTCCGCAGGGCCAGACAATTGGGTAAAGCGTGTTATTGCCGTACCGGGTGATACCATAGAAGGGCGTGTAGAAAATGGTCGTACCGTTGTCTATTTGAATGGGCAGTTGTTAGAAGAGCCGTACGTAAATTCGTACCCACTGGTTAAAGTAAAAAAGAGAGTAGGCCTTGTTGCGCAGAACAATTTTTTTGGATTTAAAATTCCAACAGCATTGTGTGCTTCAAGTAAAATTGCACATTATTCTTATAATCCAAACGTTTCGTTTGATGAGCAGCCTTTTTATCATCTCAAAGAGCGTGATGTGGTACGAGATCCTGTTACTCACGAGCTTGTGTTGAGTCAGCCGTTTACGCCGACGTATGTTATAAAACAAAGTATGCACGAAGAACACATTTATAATATCGACAAATTTGGTCCCATAACCATACCGCCAGGGATGTGCTGGGTAATGGGAGACAGTCGCAAAAACAGTCGCGACAGTCGCTACTGGGGTTTGTTAGACCAACGGTTAATTCATGGTCGTGCCAGTTTTGTAATGTATTCAATAGACAGCGAAGAACCATTTTGGTTGTTTGATTTTGTAAAACATCCAATAACGTTTTGGACCAAGCGTGTGCGTTGGGGTTCGTTTTTTACCCGCCTCGACACCTTTAATGAGCCGCGCTATCAAGCAGAAGAAAGAAAGTCATGA
- the lepB gene encoding signal peptidase I, with protein sequence MIERLRKKFKHLNDKYQSKKELFKKKVEKWCLKGLDEPCRNAKNLLEQADHLVQELQHEFSAATADAVAIKAKVKRFGKIYKELNESTKPLVQQWFEAIVVALVLAFILRHTIFSPYHVPTGSAEPNILVGDRIWGNKMAYYLHPVQRGELVIFDDPRHVYDRSSTIQYLWQRFIGLPVPMLGLSAGPINVVKRVIAIPGDTIEGRIEDGKTTIYLNGAKLDEPYVNPYPLIAMRKEKGFINFDNIGPFMVPSFLRKHWTKELRYTYVPTKPYNAQPFYDIEEANIIRDSHTGKPVLYQPYSPIYDIKVGYKEFFSRDTFGPFTLPKDMYWVMGDSRKNSEDSRYWGPLHKKYIRGRASFVLFSLDSEEDFWLFDLLKHPMNFWTKHVRWNRTLKMLKNDVVAQAKE encoded by the coding sequence ATGATCGAACGCTTAAGAAAAAAATTTAAACACCTCAACGACAAGTATCAAAGTAAGAAAGAGTTGTTCAAAAAAAAAGTTGAAAAATGGTGCTTAAAGGGTTTAGATGAGCCTTGTCGCAACGCAAAAAATTTGCTTGAGCAGGCTGACCATTTGGTGCAAGAACTGCAGCACGAGTTCTCTGCAGCCACAGCAGATGCTGTAGCAATAAAGGCAAAAGTAAAGCGCTTTGGCAAAATTTATAAAGAATTAAATGAATCAACCAAGCCGCTTGTGCAGCAATGGTTTGAAGCAATTGTTGTTGCGTTAGTTTTAGCATTTATTTTGCGCCACACAATTTTTAGTCCGTACCACGTGCCCACCGGTTCTGCCGAACCAAACATTTTGGTGGGCGACCGGATTTGGGGCAACAAAATGGCCTACTATTTGCATCCCGTGCAGCGCGGTGAGTTGGTTATTTTTGACGACCCTCGTCACGTGTATGACCGTTCAAGCACTATACAATATTTATGGCAACGCTTTATTGGTTTGCCGGTTCCTATGCTGGGTTTAAGTGCGGGGCCTATTAATGTGGTTAAGCGTGTTATTGCAATTCCTGGCGATACTATTGAAGGGCGCATTGAAGATGGCAAAACAACAATTTATTTGAATGGTGCCAAGCTGGATGAGCCGTATGTGAATCCTTATCCGCTCATTGCCATGCGTAAAGAAAAAGGCTTTATTAATTTTGACAACATTGGACCGTTTATGGTTCCTAGTTTCTTGCGTAAGCATTGGACCAAAGAATTGCGTTATACGTATGTGCCAACAAAACCATACAATGCTCAGCCATTTTACGATATTGAAGAAGCAAATATAATTCGTGATTCGCATACTGGCAAGCCTGTGCTGTACCAGCCTTATTCGCCAATTTATGATATTAAAGTTGGGTACAAAGAATTTTTTAGTCGCGATACCTTTGGGCCGTTTACGCTGCCAAAAGATATGTACTGGGTCATGGGCGACAGCAGAAAAAACAGTGAAGACAGCCGTTATTGGGGTCCGTTGCATAAAAAGTATATTCGTGGGCGTGCAAGCTTTGTTCTTTTCTCGCTGGACAGTGAAGAAGACTTTTGGTTGTTTGATTTATTAAAACACCCAATGAATTTTTGGACTAAGCATGTTCGTTGGAATCGCACGCTTAAAATGTTGAAAAATGACGTTGTTGCACAAGCAAAAGAATAG
- a CDS encoding ABC transporter permease — protein MVENRRFFFRLVHPVFVMLAYLFLYLPVVVLAIFSFNDSEVSARWVGFTLRWYKELLKNTDLLESLQVSVIVAISATFLSVLLGTCFVLASRWWKTPFLFNIFYPNILLPEIVMSIGLLSTFVFFNIPLGYGSLITGHTLLGLGFVVPIVRARFVELDPFLTEASLDLGATYGQTLRKIYIPLLTPSLLASSLLVFTLSLDDFLIAFFCSNPSVQTLSVYVYSLARAGIDPTINAISACFLVVSSVVVLLLCALGVADQVLGHE, from the coding sequence ATGGTTGAAAATAGACGCTTTTTCTTTAGGCTGGTGCATCCAGTTTTTGTAATGCTTGCCTATCTGTTTTTGTACCTGCCCGTTGTGGTGTTGGCAATTTTTTCGTTTAACGATTCTGAAGTTTCGGCTCGTTGGGTTGGTTTTACCTTACGTTGGTACAAAGAACTTTTAAAAAATACCGATTTATTAGAATCGCTGCAAGTTTCTGTTATTGTTGCCATTAGCGCTACTTTTTTAAGCGTTTTGCTGGGTACCTGTTTTGTGCTGGCAAGTCGCTGGTGGAAGACGCCCTTTCTCTTTAATATTTTTTATCCAAATATTTTGTTGCCAGAAATTGTTATGTCTATTGGGCTTTTAAGTACTTTTGTATTTTTCAATATCCCGTTGGGTTATGGTAGCTTAATTACTGGGCATACGCTTTTAGGTCTTGGTTTTGTAGTGCCTATTGTGCGTGCTCGCTTTGTGGAGCTTGATCCATTTTTAACTGAAGCGTCGCTCGATCTTGGAGCGACCTATGGCCAAACATTGCGTAAAATTTATATTCCCTTGCTCACGCCCTCGCTTTTGGCATCGTCATTATTGGTTTTTACCCTTTCGCTTGATGATTTTTTAATAGCATTCTTTTGTTCAAACCCATCGGTACAAACACTTTCGGTTTACGTTTATTCGTTGGCGCGTGCCGGTATAGACCCAACCATCAATGCTATTTCTGCGTGCTTCTTGGTGGTGAGTAGTGTGGTTGTGCTCTTGTTATGCGCGCTTGGTGTTGCCGATCAGGTGCTTGGTCATGAATAA